The following nucleotide sequence is from Apodemus sylvaticus chromosome 2, mApoSyl1.1, whole genome shotgun sequence.
GACAAGCTGCATTTACTGACCCTCAATGTCAACGGGAGATAAAGGGTTTTTTTCAAGGTTAAACTAGATCACACTTTCAAGGCTCACACTCTCAGTGTATGTCAACCCTGGAGGAAAATTGTAAAGGGATGGTTTTATCATATGTATTCTATTAATGCGTGAActgatgtcattatttttctgttctttctcccaaTGATTTTATTTCTCTCCTGTTGTTTGATATGAGATGATACCAGACATTACAGGggttatataatatttaaaccATAAATCATTATTTCATCCCAATGTTTCATTGGCAGGCATAGTTAAGCTTTATTAAAATACCATTTGAGCCAAGAATTCCTCATGAAATATTAGGCTTGCTAATTTTTCCCCTACATTGTTGGACAAAGGCCTAGATGCCTTGTGTTCCCAATATAATCTTTTATCACATTGACTATATCCTAGAAGTGGGAATCAAAAGGGCAGTCCCATTATCACCCACGTCACCACATTTCCaccatttcctctttcctctgccaaGGACACAGACATGCAAGACTTGGGTTAAATGTTTGGCACTTTGGAGTGGGTTGAAGGTTACTGGGAGAAATGAAAAATACACATAACGTCAGAAACTCTAACATAGCCAGGGAATACAGCTCTAGAAGCATGCTACTGCTTGCTTAAATGGTTGTGAGAAGTGTCTCCTGTAGACTGTGTGGCATAAAGTCATTTCTGTGGGAAAGTAAAACATGGGCTTAAAAGGCAATATCTGGAGgtgattcatttgttttgagttcttgttttcaaagaaaaacacatcCTTCTTTGGACTTTTCCTCCAGCCATGGCAGAGGTTAGCTGAGAGACATTGGAACAAAAGTTTTTGTCAGCCAGCTATTTGATCATGTGGTAAGCAAAACAAGAAATATTttgctgaggctggccttggaattcatgatcctcctgcctctgcctccttcagcaaatcctaccagcatgtgccaccacaacaCGCATCCAGATGtgtatgctcacagccaatcatatgcaactggagccatgggtcacttcctgtgtactctttggttggtgatttagtccctgggagctctgggggtggggggaggtctgGTTGAAAGGAAAGATTGGTGAGGttgcatggggaccccaatgaaggagttagtgGAAGcattgaaggagctgaaaggatttgcagccccataggaggaacaacaaaatcaaccaatcagaacccccagagctcccagggactaaaccaccaaccaaagaatacacatggagggagccatggctccagctgcacatgtagcagagattTCCTTACCTGGCATCAGtggagggaggcccttggtcctgtggaggctcaatgcccctgcatgggggaatgctagggtgatgaggcaggagtggattcATAGGTgcgtggggggagcaccctcatagaagcaggggtaagCGGAAATGCGATAAGGGGTTTGTGGAGGgtagacctggaaaggggataacatttgaaatgtaaataaataaaataatcaattttggggaaaaaaagaaaaaggaaagaaagattttcCCTCTTAAATATCCCTCCccctaaaaaatgaaaatagtcatGGTTTAATATAATACATCAGTGCCCCTGGCAGGGCATCAGTGTGCAGTGCAGTGTGTCTGTGCCCATGACAGTGCAGCAGTGTGCAGTGCAGTGCATCAGTGCCCATGACAGTGTGCCAGGGCCCAGCAGAGTGCATCAGTGTGCAGTGCAGTGCATCAGTGCCCAGTGCAGTACATCAGTGTCCAGTGCAGTGCATCAGTGCCTAGTGCAGTACATCAGTGGCCAGTGTAGTGCATCAGTGCCCAGTGCAGTGCATCAGTGTCCAGTGCAGTGCATCAGTGTCCAGTGCAGTGCATCAGTGTCCAGTGCAGTGCATCAGTGTCCAGTGCAGTGCATCAGTGTCCAGTGCAGTGCATCAGTGTCCAGTGCAGTGCATCAGTGCCCAGTGCAGTGCATCAGTGCCCAGTGCAGTGCATCAGTGCCCAGTGCAGTACATCAGTGTCCAGTGCAGTGCATCAGTGCCTAGTGCAGTACATCAGTGTCCAGTGCAGTGCATCAGTGCCCAGTGCAGTGCATCAGTGCTCAGTGCAGTGCATCAGTGCCCAGTGCAGTGCATCAGTGTCCAGTGCAGTGCATCAGTGCTCAGTGCAGTGCATCAGTGTCCAGTGCAGTGCATCAGTGTCCAGTGCAGTGCATCAGTGTCCAGTGCAGTGCATCAGTGTCCAGTGCAGTGCATCAGTGTCCAGTGCAGTGCATCAGTGCCCAGTGCAGTGCATCAGTGCTCAGTGCAGTGCATCAGTGTCCAGTGCAGTGCATCAGTGTCCAGTGCAGTGCATCAGTGTCCAGTGCAGTGCATCAGTGTCCAGTGCAGTGCATCAGTGTCCAGTGCAGTGCATCAGTGCCCAGTGCAGTGCATCAGTGCTCAGTGCAGTGCATCAGTGTCCAGTGCAGTGCATCAGTGTCCAGTGCAGTGCATCAGTGTCCAGTGCAGTGCATCAGTGTCCAGTGCAGTGCATCAGTGTCCAGTGCAGTGCATCAGTGCCCAGTGCAGTGCATCAGTGCTCAGTGCAGTGCATCAGTGTCCAGTGCAGTGCATCAGTGTCCAGTGCAGTGCATCAGTGTCCAGTGCAGTGCATCAGTGTCCAGTGCAGTGCATCAGTGTCCAGTGCAGTGCATCAGTGTCCAGTGCAGTGCATCAGTGCCCAGTGCAGTGCATCAGTGCCCAGTGCAGTACATCAGTGTCCAGTGCAGTGCATCAGTGCCTAGTGCAGTACATCAGTGTCCAGTGCAGTGCATCAGTGCCCAGTGCAGTGCATCAGTGCCCAGTGCAGTACATCAGTGTCCAGCGCAGTTCATCAGTGCTCAGTGCATTTATCAGTGCACAGTGAAGTGCATCAGTGACCAGGACAGTGCATCAGTGCCCAGTGCAGTGCATCAGTGTCCAGTGCAGTGCATCAGTGTCCAGTGCAGTGCATCAGTGCCCAGTGCAGTGCATCAGTGCCTAGTGCAGTGCATCAGTGCCCAGTGCAGTGCATCAGTGCCCAGTGCAGTGCATCAGTGCCCAGTGAGGTGCTTAAGTACCCAGGACAGTGCATCATCCTCTTCTTAAAACGACTGCTTatgatttggtttttctgttatcacctctatttttttaaaaagaattatttattatatattaagtacactgtagctgtcttttgacacaccagaagagggcatcagatgccaatacagatggttttgagccaccatgtggttgctgggatttgaactcaggacctatggaagagcagtcagtgctcttaaccactgagtcatctccccagccctcctgtTATCACTTCTTGTCATGTCAGCTCTAATTTGTGTTAACCTCTCCTCAGCATAAAATTTTACATCTTGaaagaagtttattttatttttaattaagtgtgcacatgtgtggcagGAAATTGTATGCTTATGTGTGAATATAGGTTTCCACAGAGGCCATAGGAAGAAGTCAGACCCTCGCGCTGTAACTATAGGTAGTGGTGAGTCAT
It contains:
- the LOC127678170 gene encoding keratin-associated protein 16-1-like, producing MTVQQCAVQCISAHDSVPGPSRVHQCAVQCISAQCSTSVSSAVHQCLVQYISGQCSASVPSAVHQCPVQCISVQCSASVSSAVHQCPVQCISVQCSASVSSAVHQCPVQCISAQCSASVPSACPVQCISAQCSASVPSAVHQCPVQCISAQCSASVSSAVHQCPVQCISVQCSASVSSAVHQCPVQCISAQCSASVLSAVHQCPVQCISVQCSASVSSAVHQCPVQCISVQCSASVPSAVHQCSVQCISVQCSASVSSAVHQCPVQCISVQCSASVSSAVHQCPVQCISAQCSASVSSAVHQCPVQCISVQCSASVSSAVHQCPVQCISVQCSASVPSAVHQCPVQYISVQCSASVPSAVHQCPVQCISAQCSASVPSAVHQCPAQFISAQCIYQCTVKCISDQDSASVPSAVHQCPVQCISVQCSASVPSAVHQCLVQCISAQCSASVPSAVHQCPVRCLSTQDSASSSS